TCAACGGCATCGAGTTTCTACTTGGCCAAGGGCTTTCCCTCTTTTCTCTTCAAAAGCTTCGTCGTCGTTTTGAGGTGCTTAAATAATGTCCTTGGAGGGATGTCTTTTGTCGTACTGGCCAGGTTAACATGATCACAGGCTGCTGCTACTGTTGCTGCTCCTCCTCTTCCTCTGTCTTCCGCTGCTGCTGAACtggaacaacaacaacaacaacaactagTCAAGGAGGatgaggaggtggtggtgggtgtCCGGGAAGGTGGTGCTGCAGCTGGAGATGCTTTGCCTGCTGATAAAGTCAAGTGGTCCCctattattttactttcaatcggtaataaaatattttttccgGTTCTGCCCCTAAAAATATGATCACGTGAGAGAGGCGTGCTATTTTTAGCCGAAAAAATGAGCAAAAAAGAGCAATATGACCAAATTGGATCACAATTTAAATGTGAGGGATaattttggctgattttatatGTTAGGAACTAAAAAAGTATTATtggtaaatgttagggaccaatttggcaaattttctttactttaatcAAGTCTGCCATTCAACAAGAACatataaatgtttttttttcatttattctcATTTACCTATCAAAATAACTTCCTCTACAAATTCGAGAagccaacaagttgggcaatATGAAGCTATGAACAATAAGTTgctgtttgtttggatagagtattattccaaataattatttggaataattattgtaacactttttgtgatgtgatatatgtgagataaaaaggtggttgagaatataaaaaaattaattgagaaatgtgtttatgatgcaagcgaaaattttttttggaaaattttgctATCCAAACATAGCGCGCCCGCATTCTTCTTATCAAACTCTAATATGCATGTCTAAATCTTTTATTAAATCCTATCAAGTAATCCATAAATCCTGTGGATTTTACTCTCATTACCaatccttttattttggattcaGTTTATCCATCGAGTAATCTCTACCCAAAAAGTCGATCCTTGTTTACCAACTGTACATTGTCTAACCAAATTCAATTATCTCTTGATACGTTCTGCTAatttgaattgttcaaaaaaaaagtgaattagATTTTTTCAAACTAAAATCAATATACATTGTGTTAAATCAATTCATTGAATTTTAAACTCGGTAGAATCATAGAAAAATTCAACATTTTATGAAGGAACACTACGAGTATGTAAAGTGTTTTGGGAACGATCACATTCattaattgtttattttttattcgcCTCTCTCTAGCTAAAATAACTTTCTGTGTTTCCACATAATGCGTTTAATTAATGAGTGGTTTAGGCAATTGACAAGCCACATAAACGAAGtcataaattttcattaattcaTGTCTCTTTCCCCACCTCGTGGCCTTCATATTGAACGGTTGTTCTTGTAAATACAGTAATCCTCCTTCATTACTTTCAACTTGTAGTACATTTTAAATCAAACCGCTCCATGATTCGCCATTCTTATCCGAAATTATTATAATCTAACTAATCGTGAATTTTCATATTtgcattaattaattaattaaaaaaaacactGGATGTTGTTACGAAAATGGCTATTGTGTGCGTGCATCTAAAAACCAACTCCAAAACATGCAGCTTTCTCCTCAAAGTTGTGGTTGGGTTTGGAGAGGATAGTTATCCTCTGGGCTGGACAATTCTTTGTGCGCAATCATTAATAGGCTTGTGTTAAAAGAGGGCTTGGGCTACACGGCAAAATCCTAGCAGAATTAGCAAACCCGAGCTTCCATCCATATACTGATGGTCCCCTTAAAAgcccaaacccaaaaaaaaaaataaaattcccgGCGTCCCTGAGCAAGACCTGCCCTGGTTTTAAACATCACTAACCAATAAAAGATCGCCACGTGTTCCCGGAATCTAGCCGACTCCGTAATCGAAAAAAGAATTaagaaagcaaaaagaaaaaaaaaatcccaatcaATTTAAAAGTCAAAGCAACCCTCAGAATTGTTCAACCAAGGCTGGAGGACAAAATTGTCATTTGGCGCTGCTCGCATCACCGCCGTTCTTCCTCGATCCATATCGTCAGTCTCCTCTTCATCACCAATCCATTCTTCTCGTAATCACCAAACCTAATCTATTTATCTGTCGTAATTGTTCAATAAACCTAATTTTCTCTTGCCCATagcaaataatttttctatGGAGATCGCACCGACGGTGCCGGCGTCTAGCGATGGCCGCGACAGAGGATCCCTGTCCGTTTCATCACCCAAGGCGGAACCTACGTCTTCTGCTTCGGCGTCGTCATCTTCGGTGGCGAAAGAGGTGACTAGTAACAGTGCGGCCGTGAGCAGGTTCGATGATGACGATGAGGAAGAGGATGTCTGCCGGATCTGCCGGAACCCCGGTGATGCCGACAATCCTCTCCGATATCCATGCGCTTGCAGTGGTAGTATCAAATTTGTTCATCAAGATTGCCTGCTTCAGTGGCTCAATCATAGTAATGCTCGCCAATGCGAGGTTCGGTGGTTTCTGATATTCTCTGTTTAGTTatgatttcctttctttttttcttttacatgtGGTGGTATCTGCAGGTGATCTGGATTTTGGTTAGGGCTTTttacttttccttttcattaAGTGTTTACTAGTCTAGTATTTAAGCATGTAAGGAGTTTTTTTATCTGAATAATTTTTAGAATCCTGAATTTGAGAGGAGAGGAGAAGTTAATAGAGATCACAAGAGCATGAAATTCAACGGCACCGAAACAGTTTGTTGTGTGTGTCTTTGTGTTTAATTGAATAAGCTGTAGTTGAGAAAGTTTAGAACAAGCCGATTGGTAGGTGGCTTATCGTTATTCTCGTTTTTAAGATGGTAGGTGTCTTTCTTGACTGACATTCATTATCCCTCTATGTCACATGAATTGCAGGTTTGTAAGCATTCATTTTCATTCTCTCCTGTTTATGCCGAGAATGCTCCAACAAGGCTTCCATTTCGAGAATTTGTGGTTGGGATGGCAATGAAAGCGTGTCATGTCCTACAGTTCTTCTTGCGCCTTAGTTTTGTGCTCTCTGTCTGGCTTCTCATCATCCCTTTCATAACATTTTGGATTTGGCGATTGGCTTTTGTTAGAAGTTTTGGTGAAGCCCAGAGACTGTTTTTGAGTCACATTTCTACTACAGTAATTCTTACTGATTGTCTGCATGGATTTCTACTTTCTGCGAGCATTGTGTTCATATTTCTTGGGGCAACTTCTTTGAGGGATTATTTTAGACATTTGCGAGAGCTTGGAGGGCAAGATGCTGACAGGGATGACGAAGGAGAAAGAAATGGAGCTCGTGCTGCAAGAAGACCTCCTGGTCAAGCTAACAGAAATGTAGCAGGTGAAGGAAATGGCGAAGAGGCTGTGGGACAGCAGGGCGTTGGTGGTGCTGGTCAGATAATCAGAAGGAATGCAGAAAATGTTGCTGCTAGGTGGGAGATGCAGGCTGCTCGTCTCGAGGCTCATGTGGAACAGATGTTTGATGGATTAGATGATGCGGATGGAGCAGAGGATGTGCCATTTGATGAGCTGGTTGGAATGCAAGGACCTGTTTTCCACCTGGTTGAGAATGCATTCACTGTAAGTTTCTCTGTGCTATAgccatttttgttcttttccatAACCATTACTTGTTCCTTAGCTCAGtgcattaaaatatttttttttacttagtcTGCTCTGAATAACTTCAGGCTGAGGTTTGTATGCATTTAAATAAATTATGATCTGCCACCCACTCACCAttaccttttatttttaagagcAAGTCCGTTGATACACTTCTTTTTGCTTCTGACTAGGTTCTTGCAAGCAACATGATATTCCTCGGAGTAGTAATATTTGTGCCATTCTCATTGGGAAGAGTTATACTTTATTATTTATCGTGGCTTTTGTCCTCAGCTACTAGCCCAGTATTGTCAACGGTCATGCCACTTACAGAATCAGCCCTCTCGTTGGCCAATATTACATTGAAGAATGCATTAACTGCTGTAGCGAATTTGACTTCTGATAACCAGGATTCGAATTTACTTGGCCAGGTTGCTGGAATGTTGAAAGTGAATGGAACAGGGCTGAATGAAGGATCAAGCAACCTTACCACCTCCTTTTCATCTGAACTGCTGAAGGGACAACCTGTTGGGCCATCACGTCTGTCGGATGTTACCACGCTTGCTGTGGGTTACATGTTTATCTTCTCCCTCATCTTCTTTTACCTTGGAGTGGTCGCATTAATTCGATACACTAGAGGGGAGCCGTTGACCATGGGGAGGTTCTATGGTATTGCTTCTATTGCAGAGACTATTCCATCACTGCTAAGGCAGTTTGTGGCTGCAATGAGGCATCTTATGACCATGATAAAGGTTGCTTTCCTTTTGGTGATTGAACTTGGAGTTTTTCCTTTGATGTGCGGCTGGTGGTTGGATGTCTGTACCATAAGAATGTTTGGGAAATCTATTGCACAAAGAGTGGAATTTTTCTCGGTTTCTCCATTGGCAAGCTCTTTGGTTCATTGGGTTGTAGGAATTGTGTACATGTTACAAATAAGTATTTTTGTCAGTCTTCTTAGAGGGGTATAAATCTGCCCATCAAACAATCAATCactttttatcaattttttatgTCATTCTGAatttatcaaataatcaagAGTTTGTTTGTAGGTTTTACGTAATGGAGTGCTTTACTTTCTTCGAGATCCAGCTGATCCAAACTATAATCCATTCCGTGATCTGATCGATGATCCAGTTCACAAGCATGCTCGTAGGGTTCTCTTGTCTGTTGCTGTTTATGGGAGTTTGATAGTTATGTTGGTCTTTTTACCTGTTAAACTGGCCATGAGGGTGGCTCCCTCAATTTTCCCTCTAGATATTTCGTAAGTCATCTCCTCTCAGTTTCTTCTCCCCTAAGATTGTTGCATTCAACATTttgagttctcacactctctctctctctctctctctgttgcAGTGTATCCGATCCATTTACTGAGATCCCTGCTGACATGCTACTCTTCCAAATTTGTATTCCATTTGCTATTGAGCATTTTAAGTTGAGGACAACAATCAAGTCCCTACTCCGATACTGGTTTACTGCAGTTGGTTGGGCACTTGGTTTAACTGATTATTTACTTCCTAAACCTGAGGATAATGGAGCTCATGACAACGGAAACGGGGATCTAGGTAGGCAAGATAGAGCTAACGGACACCTGGGTGGACAGGATAGAGCCTTAGTGGGAGTTGTCCCTGATGATGTGAACAGAGCCAGGAATGCAGTAGGAAATGCCAGTATGTCTGAGGAGCTTGACAATGATGAGCACTCTGATACAGAGTAAGTTGCAGGAATGCTAACGATGAACCATATTCTTATTTGGACAATCATACCTCTCATATGCAGTATTCATCCTTAATAACGTACAATTGTTGGTGGAATAAAATTTTTGCTTTGGTGTGAGCTCTTTAGAGACCTAGTCCAGCCTATGGTTGTTGGAGAATGTTATAGCTTGGATGATTCATATAATTGTCTACTATTATGAGCTTTCTTTAGTCTTGACAGTAACATTACCTATACTCCAAAATTTACTTCCCTAGCTAACTAAACTTATAGAATCCTTACTACCAAGCTGATGAAGATATTACTTTGAGCTTTCCCTTTTCTAGTCTGGGCCCCTTGGACTATGTTAGTTTTTTCTTTAACTTGGGAATCCAATGACTTTAATTTACCTGTGGACACTATGATGCTAAATGACTTTAGCATGCCGTAATTTTTGGTTTTCCAACCACACTTCTATCTTTTCAGCAAATTGAACCTCAATTTCAATATACTTTTCTTTGCTGCATTCGAGGTTTTCTTGGAATTCTTCTTTTCTGGACTCTTCTAGCTATTTCTGTGATTAGCTTGATGCATTTTACTTGATTTGATTGAACTAGTACTGTGTTATACTAGAATATTTTTTTTGGAAGTGTAATTTTGGCAATTAGCTGTAAGTAAAAAATATGAAGTCTCAGTCCAACTTCAAAATCACTGAGTTCTCTTTTATCTTCCTCTCTGATTTGTATTTCAATTCTCTTCATCACTGCTTGTCTTGTATATTCTGTTAAAATATACAGCTACCATTATCTGTCAATTGGTTTCAGCAAATATCTCATTGGATTATAAATCAGCTTTATGTAACTACTGGCTTCCTGAGACTGTCACCCCCTGCCCCCGGGGGGCATGTTCCTTACATGATCTCTTTCATCTTCCAGTAGGTGCAGCTTTGTGCTTCGAATTGTGCTGCTGTTGGTAGTGGCTTGGATGACTCTTCTTATCTTCAACTCTTCCCTGATTGTTGTGCCTGTTTCACTTGGTCGAACACTTTTCAATGCCCTTCCACTTCTCCCAATAACACATGGAATAAAGTGCAATGGTAATACAACAGACTGCAGCTTTTGCAACTGTATTAAAATTATTTCCTGTTTATGGGATGAGAAATAATGCCTgatatttgttttgtttttcttcagaCTTGTATGCTTTTGTAATTGGAAGTTATGTCATTTGGACCGCTGTGGCTGGAGCAAGGTACTCAATTGAGCAGATAAGAAcaaatagggctacaattttgttTAAGCAAATTTGGAAATGGTGTGGGATCGTGATTAAGAGTACTGCATTATTATCAATATGGGTATGGACATTTTAGTTCTGAACAAGTCACTGTTGTATttgaagttttctaatttttttatgggttgtttgtttgttttatctGATTTCCTTACTCCTAACTCTTTTTCACTCATCTTCCAGATTTTTGTCATTCCTGTTTTAATTGGACTGCTTTTCGAGCTCTTGGTGATTGTACCAATGCGAGTGCCCGTGAATGAAAGTCCAGTTTTCCTTTTGTATCAGGATTGGGCCCTTGGATTGATCTTTCTTAAGATTTGGACTAGGCTGGTGAGTATTGCATTTGTATATTGATCCTGATTTTTTCTACTCTTCTTATGGAACTATACTGCTTGTAAATTCAGtttctgaaatttgtg
This portion of the Coffea arabica cultivar ET-39 chromosome 2e, Coffea Arabica ET-39 HiFi, whole genome shotgun sequence genome encodes:
- the LOC113731443 gene encoding probable E3 ubiquitin ligase SUD1 isoform X2, which produces MEIAPTVPASSDGRDRGSLSVSSPKAEPTSSASASSSSVAKEVTSNSAAVSRFDDDDEEEDVCRICRNPGDADNPLRYPCACSGSIKFVHQDCLLQWLNHSNARQCEVCKHSFSFSPVYAENAPTRLPFREFVVGMAMKACHVLQFFLRLSFVLSVWLLIIPFITFWIWRLAFVRSFGEAQRLFLSHISTTVILTDCLHGFLLSASIVFIFLGATSLRDYFRHLRELGGQDADRDDEGERNGARAARRPPGQANRNVAGEGNGEEAVGQQGVGGAGQIIRRNAENVAARWEMQAARLEAHVEQMFDGLDDADGAEDVPFDELVGMQGPVFHLVENAFTVAGMLKVNGTGLNEGSSNLTTSFSSELLKGQPVGPSRLSDVTTLAVGYMFIFSLIFFYLGVVALIRYTRGEPLTMGRFYGIASIAETIPSLLRQFVAAMRHLMTMIKVAFLLVIELGVFPLMCGWWLDVCTIRMFGKSIAQRVEFFSVSPLASSLVHWVVGIVYMLQISIFVSLLRGVLRNGVLYFLRDPADPNYNPFRDLIDDPVHKHARRVLLSVAVYGSLIVMLVFLPVKLAMRVAPSIFPLDISVSDPFTEIPADMLLFQICIPFAIEHFKLRTTIKSLLRYWFTAVGWALGLTDYLLPKPEDNGAHDNGNGDLGRQDRANGHLGGQDRALVGVVPDDVNRARNAVGNASMSEELDNDEHSDTDRCSFVLRIVLLLVVAWMTLLIFNSSLIVVPVSLGRTLFNALPLLPITHGIKCNDLYAFVIGSYVIWTAVAGARYSIEQIRTNRATILFKQIWKWCGIVIKSTALLSIWIFVIPVLIGLLFELLVIVPMRVPVNESPVFLLYQDWALGLIFLKIWTRLVMLDQVLPLVDESWRIKFERVREDGFSRLQGFWVLREIVFPIIMKLLTALCVPYVLARGVFPIFGYPLVVNSAVYRFAWLGCLGLGLLWYCAKRFHVWFRNLHNSIRDDRYLIGRRLHNYGEGFERQNGGVSREGQNSNEHGTSLLQSEPDATDVGIRQRHVRQDA
- the LOC113731443 gene encoding probable E3 ubiquitin ligase SUD1 isoform X1; the encoded protein is MEIAPTVPASSDGRDRGSLSVSSPKAEPTSSASASSSSVAKEVTSNSAAVSRFDDDDEEEDVCRICRNPGDADNPLRYPCACSGSIKFVHQDCLLQWLNHSNARQCEVCKHSFSFSPVYAENAPTRLPFREFVVGMAMKACHVLQFFLRLSFVLSVWLLIIPFITFWIWRLAFVRSFGEAQRLFLSHISTTVILTDCLHGFLLSASIVFIFLGATSLRDYFRHLRELGGQDADRDDEGERNGARAARRPPGQANRNVAGEGNGEEAVGQQGVGGAGQIIRRNAENVAARWEMQAARLEAHVEQMFDGLDDADGAEDVPFDELVGMQGPVFHLVENAFTVLASNMIFLGVVIFVPFSLGRVILYYLSWLLSSATSPVLSTVMPLTESALSLANITLKNALTAVANLTSDNQDSNLLGQVAGMLKVNGTGLNEGSSNLTTSFSSELLKGQPVGPSRLSDVTTLAVGYMFIFSLIFFYLGVVALIRYTRGEPLTMGRFYGIASIAETIPSLLRQFVAAMRHLMTMIKVAFLLVIELGVFPLMCGWWLDVCTIRMFGKSIAQRVEFFSVSPLASSLVHWVVGIVYMLQISIFVSLLRGVLRNGVLYFLRDPADPNYNPFRDLIDDPVHKHARRVLLSVAVYGSLIVMLVFLPVKLAMRVAPSIFPLDISVSDPFTEIPADMLLFQICIPFAIEHFKLRTTIKSLLRYWFTAVGWALGLTDYLLPKPEDNGAHDNGNGDLGRQDRANGHLGGQDRALVGVVPDDVNRARNAVGNASMSEELDNDEHSDTDRCSFVLRIVLLLVVAWMTLLIFNSSLIVVPVSLGRTLFNALPLLPITHGIKCNDLYAFVIGSYVIWTAVAGARYSIEQIRTNRATILFKQIWKWCGIVIKSTALLSIWIFVIPVLIGLLFELLVIVPMRVPVNESPVFLLYQDWALGLIFLKIWTRLVMLDQVLPLVDESWRIKFERVREDGFSRLQGFWVLREIVFPIIMKLLTALCVPYVLARGVFPIFGYPLVVNSAVYRFAWLGCLGLGLLWYCAKRFHVWFRNLHNSIRDDRYLIGRRLHNYGEGFERQNGGVSREGQNSNEHGTSLLQSEPDATDVGIRQRHVRQDA